From Lolium perenne isolate Kyuss_39 chromosome 5, Kyuss_2.0, whole genome shotgun sequence, a single genomic window includes:
- the LOC127300344 gene encoding protein H2A.5 has translation MAGRKGGDRKKAVSRSVKAGLQFPVGRIGRFLKKGRYAQRVGSGAPVYLAAVLEYLAAEVLELAGNAAKDNKKTRIMPRHLMLAIRNDEEFGKLLSGVTIAHGGVLPNIHSVLLPKKAAEKAEKAESSNSGLSYDTNEIALKDAFSQHGHVIEVKVICHPVTGKSKGYGFVKFSTEDEAAAALEKMSDEVLDGRNIRVHYANRG, from the exons ATGGCCGGAAGGAagggaggcgacaggaagaaggcgGTGAGCCGCTCCGTGAAGGCCGGGCTCCAGTTCCCCGTCGGCCGCATCGGGCGCTTCCTCAAGAAGGGCCGCTACGCGCAGCGCGTCGGCTCCGGCGCCCCCGTCTACCTCGCCGCCGTCCTCGAGTACCTCGCCGCCGAG GTCCTGGAGCTCGCCGGGAACGCCGCCAAGGACAACAAGAAGACCCGCATCATGCCGCGCCACCTGATGCTCGCCATCCGCAACGACGAGGAGTTCGGGAAGCTTCTGTCCGGAGTCACCATCGCGCACGGCGGCGTCCTCCCCAACATCCACTCCGTGCTGCTCCCCAAGAAGGCTGCCGAGAAGGCCGAGAAGGCGGAGTCCTCCAA TTCAGGTCTGTCCTATGACACTAATGAGATTGCTCTCAAGGATGCATTCTCTCAGCACGGCCATGTCATTGAAG TGAAAGTGATATGCCATCCTGTGACGGGGAAATCCAAAGGATATGGTTTTGTCAAGTTCTCTACGGAAGATGAAGCAGCTGCAGCATTGGAGAAGATGAGTGATGAG GTGCTTGATGGTAGGAACATACGGGTGCACTACGCAAACCGCGGATGA